Within the Deltaproteobacteria bacterium genome, the region TTCCTGGAGGAGATGCCCTGTCTTTTTAACTTCACTGCATTACTCTACAGTCTCTTTACTTCCACTCAATACACTGACCTGCACAGTCATCGATGGCCTGTTCCATATCATCTTTGCCGGCACTTTCCCATGAACCGGGAATAAGTTCCGACAGATCATCCTCATCCAATCTGAAAACATCAGGTAACAGATCCACGCAATTACCACACCCTGTACAATCACTTTTATCAACATAAATTTCTGAAGCCATTGTTCATCCCTCCTTTTGTTTATGGTTCCCCTTCCGACTCTTGCCGGAATCGTTTTTATATAATTCCATTATATAAAGGGGAAGATTAAGGAAAGATTAAAGAATCCACGCCCAGAGGACGTGCCCTTGCTTGAGCCCTAAAAGGGCTTGCTTTTCCTTCCCGTTAAAACGCAGCCGAGTGCAGCCGTTGACTGAGGATGAAGGGCACAAACTGTTTGAGCGAAGCGAGTTTTAGTAACTTAGAAATTTTTAATTTCGTAAAGGCACTTATCCTATTTAGGGCTTGTGCCCGCCGAAGGCAACGGTGGAAGGAGGGAAGCCGAAGGCCAAGTTTTTAGTAACTTAGAAATTATATCCTGTAAAAACACACAGGATATAATTTCGTAAAGGCACTTATCCGGTTTATCCGGGCTGAGCGGCCTTTCTTTTATTACTTTTCTTTGTACCCTCAAGGGGCATAAATCCAGCAAAAGAAAAGTAAAATTATTATGGCATAGCCTCTTAACTCTGCCCCGCTCAGAGGGCGGGGATTTAAAAGATTAATTAAAACATGTGGCGGATTACGCTTCGCTAATCCGCCCTACGCTAGCTGGTAATTCCACTTGTATCTCTATTTTGTCCACTCTTTACTATTTACTTTATTGCTTGTTTCATCTATTTTCATATTCAGCATAACTAATAATAGCAAGCGTAGAAACAATTCCTCTTTACATAACTTGAAGAAAGAAATAAATGCTTCCTCACAAAAATAATATTATCCATGTCTGCCCTCATTGCGGTGTTGAAAATATCAGGGCTGTTCAAGTGGAAGACTTAATGGGCCGTGAGAATGAAGGGGGAGTGGCTCTATGCTCTACTTGTAATAAAAACCTTTATCCTGACCGGAACCCGGAACTTTCGGACAGAGAAAATGAGGCAACGGGGAGTTTCAGCCTGCGTTTTTTTATCATTGCCGGTCTTCTAATGAGTCTCATGATTTATCTTAACAGGACTTTTGGTACGATCAGTTTCAAAGAAGATTCAGGACAGATTATTTATGAAATTATTATCATCCTTATTGTCAGTTCATCGCTCGCTTCCGGTAAAGTGCGGCAGAACTTCAGCTATCTTGCAATATGGGCAGGAATTTTCCTGATTGCAATGGTTGGATACAGTTATCGCTATGAGCTTTCGGAAGTTAAGGAAAAAGTTTTGGCCCAGGTCATTCCGGCAAAGGGATTTCAGAAAACCCCGCATTCTATCAGTTTCCCCCTCTCTTCTGATGGACATTTTTATATAAGAGCCCAGGTTAATGGGATTCCCATCATCTTTCTGGCAGATACCGGGGCAAGCGATATTGTGCTCTCCCTTGGTGATGCCGAAAAACTTGGCATTGAAACGGATAAACTCACTTTTGACCGCTTTTATGAAACAGCTAATGGAAGGGTTCGCGGCAGTTCAATCCGGCTTCGCCAT harbors:
- a CDS encoding TIGR02281 family clan AA aspartic protease, translated to MLPHKNNIIHVCPHCGVENIRAVQVEDLMGRENEGGVALCSTCNKNLYPDRNPELSDRENEATGSFSLRFFIIAGLLMSLMIYLNRTFGTISFKEDSGQIIYEIIIILIVSSSLASGKVRQNFSYLAIWAGIFLIAMVGYSYRYELSEVKEKVLAQVIPAKGFQKTPHSISFPLSSDGHFYIRAQVNGIPIIFLADTGASDIVLSLGDAEKLGIETDKLTFDRFYETANGRVRGSSIRLRHFKTGEIIIEEIRASVNEAKMRHSLLGMTFFKRLKSYEVKDDVLTLHWDGK
- a CDS encoding ferredoxin produces the protein MASEIYVDKSDCTGCGNCVDLLPDVFRLDEDDLSELIPGSWESAGKDDMEQAIDDCAGQCIEWK